The bacterium genome has a window encoding:
- a CDS encoding pirin, which produces MARILVQATLPHSRPHKGPNPHEFERVNGRFTLYMNAPPSVGLPYGSYPRLALAWLSTEAVRTRSREIELGPTFSSCMYKLGLTPITGKRGTTSRLRDQLHRLFSTTIRCSYSDEAEGHAAGVGYTIAHKHQFWWSPRDPDQQPLWNSVVVLSAEFYDELVGHAVPIDLRSLKALKGSPLALDIYSWLTYRMSYLRKPCVIPWEALQTQFGADYGRPRDFKRKFLTHLADVLCVYPAARLSEKQAGLVLRPSPTHLPRRTARRAPKARFEISTERA; this is translated from the coding sequence ATGGCTCGGATTCTCGTCCAGGCCACCCTCCCCCACAGCCGGCCCCACAAAGGTCCAAACCCGCACGAGTTCGAGCGCGTCAACGGGCGTTTCACTCTCTACATGAATGCGCCGCCGTCGGTGGGACTCCCCTACGGCTCCTACCCACGGCTCGCGCTTGCCTGGCTCTCGACCGAGGCGGTCCGGACCCGGAGTCGCGAGATCGAGCTCGGTCCGACCTTCTCGAGCTGCATGTACAAGCTGGGACTGACACCGATCACTGGCAAGCGCGGAACGACGTCGCGGCTCCGCGATCAGCTTCACCGGCTCTTCTCCACCACAATCCGCTGCAGCTACTCCGACGAGGCCGAAGGGCATGCCGCCGGCGTCGGCTACACCATCGCGCACAAGCACCAGTTTTGGTGGTCACCGCGAGACCCGGATCAGCAGCCGCTCTGGAATTCGGTTGTCGTTCTGAGCGCTGAGTTCTACGACGAATTGGTCGGCCACGCCGTGCCGATTGACCTCCGCTCCCTCAAGGCACTCAAGGGCTCGCCCCTTGCACTCGACATCTATTCCTGGCTCACCTACCGAATGAGCTACCTCAGGAAGCCGTGCGTCATCCCTTGGGAGGCTCTGCAGACTCAGTTCGGTGCCGACTACGGCCGGCCTCGTGACTTCAAGAGGAAGTTCCTGACCCACCTAGCCGACGTGCTGTGCGTGTATCCGGCAGCCCGCCTCTCAGAGAAGCAAGCTGGCCTCGTGCTCAGGCCTTCGCCCACCCATCTGCCCCGCCGGACGGCTCGCCGCGCCCCGAAGGCCAGGTTCGAGATCAGCACGGAGCGCGCGTGA
- a CDS encoding TolC family protein, translating to MTKRYEILAIAPLVAVVLCGQAAGAQTYGLDDLRAAARAEHPTLESARAAVEAARAALRQERVFDDPVASLESGEADGGSESGTEWRAEVSQRIPLPGYRRQRVRSAEAGVERARYNQQALAALLDYEVGRLWAVALLAERKAAVGVESEGIARRLLELTERRVEAGEAAPLAAVKARTEWFARRQLSRGLAQDLAAARAALDVVCNRSLGREFALTGELDAPRALPMVETLLARLESSSPELQATQAATDEAEAMLAAQRKAALPDLELSVGRESELDKEATSAGVAFRLPLWNRNRAEVAAADARLQEAGADLDVRRLDLGLELEKAVIAYRAAEEQLALYNGGWRDSAARAVEIAQFSYENGESSLLDLLDAQRSLLEVGLTEVEARARLTLARLHIERLLGLSLDEVDSHENN from the coding sequence GTGACTAAGCGATACGAGATTCTGGCCATTGCGCCCTTGGTGGCGGTTGTTCTGTGCGGACAGGCCGCCGGGGCGCAAACCTACGGCCTCGACGACCTCCGGGCCGCCGCCCGGGCCGAGCACCCGACTCTCGAGTCGGCTCGAGCAGCGGTCGAAGCCGCAAGGGCCGCGCTCAGGCAAGAGCGCGTCTTCGACGACCCCGTCGCCAGCCTCGAATCCGGCGAGGCCGACGGAGGCTCCGAATCGGGCACCGAGTGGCGGGCGGAGGTGAGTCAACGAATCCCGCTGCCCGGTTATCGGCGCCAACGAGTCCGCTCCGCCGAGGCCGGCGTTGAGCGAGCCCGATACAACCAGCAGGCGCTCGCAGCCCTCCTGGACTACGAAGTCGGCAGACTCTGGGCGGTGGCCCTGCTCGCCGAGCGCAAGGCCGCGGTCGGAGTCGAGAGCGAGGGAATCGCGCGCCGCCTGCTGGAGCTCACCGAGCGCCGGGTCGAGGCCGGCGAGGCGGCTCCGCTCGCGGCCGTCAAGGCCCGGACAGAGTGGTTTGCCAGGCGCCAACTGTCCCGAGGGCTCGCCCAGGACCTCGCCGCGGCTCGGGCGGCTCTCGACGTTGTCTGCAATCGGTCGCTGGGCCGCGAGTTCGCACTGACTGGGGAGCTCGATGCTCCTCGCGCACTGCCGATGGTCGAGACCCTGCTGGCCCGTCTCGAATCCTCGAGTCCGGAACTTCAGGCCACTCAGGCAGCCACCGACGAAGCGGAGGCGATGCTGGCGGCCCAGCGCAAGGCGGCGCTGCCGGACCTCGAGCTCTCGGTCGGCCGCGAGTCGGAGCTCGACAAGGAGGCGACCTCGGCCGGCGTCGCCTTCAGGCTGCCCCTCTGGAACCGCAACCGCGCGGAGGTCGCGGCAGCCGACGCCCGTTTGCAGGAAGCCGGTGCCGATCTCGATGTCCGCCGGCTCGACCTTGGACTGGAACTCGAGAAAGCGGTCATCGCCTACCGCGCGGCCGAGGAACAACTCGCGCTCTACAACGGCGGTTGGCGCGACTCGGCGGCCAGAGCCGTCGAGATCGCCCAATTCAGCTACGAAAACGGGGAAAGCTCGCTGCTCGACCTGCTCGACGCTCAGCGCTCTTTGCTCGAGGTCGGTCTGACCGAGGTCGAGGCCCGAGCCCGTCTCACGCTCGCTCGATTGCACATCGAGCGACTTCTGGGACTTTCACTCGACGAGGTTGATTCCCATGAAAACAACTAA
- a CDS encoding efflux RND transporter periplasmic adaptor subunit — MKTTNRLTLLGTFLAAHLVLGALLLAGCGPEVHHDEHEEAEHADEVSTISLSPEAVQSAGIVLEPVGRRAVEPTIEATGRLGYDEQRMAIATARIGGRIAQVVADYGATVSAGQVLAWIDSPALGAAQAKYRQALARSRVQEAEVERARILLEGEAISRAELLRREGERQTARAELESATQTLHLLGLSSRDIEKLSAASARPTTTYPVRAPIAGKVTERTASTGQIVDPDTRLFVVAELDELWLMLQLFEKDLPAVSEGSAVSLECESHPEHRFGGRIDFVADVVDPHSRTIAARAVIDNTEGKLKPGMFVYAEIAARGGADTGAQQPMAANALTVPLSALARMDERNYVFVSEGEGAFERREVRLGRRWSEWAEVLEGVEEGEIVAVAGAFALKSELLKGGLEGHDH, encoded by the coding sequence ATGAAAACAACTAACCGATTGACCCTCCTGGGTACCTTCTTGGCTGCCCACTTGGTTCTTGGGGCACTCCTACTGGCTGGCTGCGGGCCCGAGGTTCACCACGATGAACACGAGGAGGCCGAACACGCCGACGAAGTCTCCACGATCTCGCTCTCGCCAGAAGCTGTTCAAAGCGCGGGGATCGTCCTCGAGCCGGTGGGCCGGCGCGCCGTCGAGCCGACGATCGAGGCGACCGGCAGGCTCGGCTACGACGAGCAGCGCATGGCGATCGCCACCGCTCGGATCGGCGGCAGGATCGCCCAGGTGGTCGCCGACTACGGGGCAACCGTCTCGGCCGGCCAGGTGCTGGCCTGGATCGACAGCCCCGCGCTCGGCGCGGCGCAGGCCAAGTACCGCCAGGCGCTCGCCAGGTCGCGGGTCCAGGAGGCCGAAGTCGAGCGCGCCAGGATCCTGCTCGAGGGAGAGGCCATCAGCCGGGCCGAACTCCTGCGCCGCGAGGGCGAGCGGCAGACCGCTCGCGCCGAGCTCGAATCGGCGACCCAGACGCTCCATCTGCTCGGGTTGAGCAGCCGAGACATCGAGAAACTCTCGGCCGCGTCCGCCCGCCCCACCACCACTTACCCGGTGCGGGCTCCGATCGCGGGCAAAGTCACCGAGCGCACGGCATCGACCGGCCAGATCGTGGACCCGGACACTCGGCTCTTCGTGGTGGCGGAGCTCGACGAGCTGTGGCTCATGCTGCAGCTCTTCGAGAAGGACCTGCCCGCGGTTTCGGAGGGATCGGCCGTGAGCCTGGAGTGCGAATCCCACCCCGAGCACCGTTTCGGCGGCCGGATTGATTTCGTCGCCGACGTCGTCGACCCCCACAGCCGGACGATCGCGGCTCGCGCCGTGATCGACAACACCGAGGGCAAGTTGAAGCCTGGAATGTTCGTCTACGCCGAGATTGCGGCCCGTGGCGGTGCCGACACCGGGGCCCAACAGCCGATGGCAGCAAACGCGCTGACGGTGCCGCTCTCCGCGTTGGCCCGGATGGACGAGCGCAACTACGTTTTCGTCTCGGAAGGGGAAGGAGCGTTCGAGCGGCGCGAAGTTCGCTTGGGGCGTCGGTGGAGCGAGTGGGCCGAGGTGCTCGAGGGCGTGGAGGAAGGCGAGATCGTCGCCGTAGCCGGCGCCTTCGCGCTCAAATCCGAGCTGCTCAAGGGCGGTCTCGAAGGGCACGATCACTGA
- a CDS encoding efflux RND transporter permease subunit, which produces MSHKLINWALDNRLFVVLLVAVLIGGGLAALDRLSIDAVPDVTNVQVQIVTSAPALGPLEVEQYLTYPVESAMSGLPDVVELRSTSRYGISSVTVVFEDKTPLFFARQLVQERLPDARANIPSGLGSPEMVPPTTGLGEVYHFTLEGDGYSPMELRSILDWQIAFRLRQVPGVVEVNAWGGLAKQFQVRVEPGKLLSHGVSLAQVFEAVERNNAMAGSAYLEHDDEQLLIRGEGLIRSTADLEQVVIAVREGTPIRVREVASVAAGGMPRRGAATRDGIGETVIGMVQMLAGENALEVTERVKERLSEIEKDLPEGVTLSPYYDRTELVRRTIWTVTKNLVEGGLLVVLVLLLLLGSLRGGLIVAAAIPLSMLFAFGGMVTLGVSGNLMSLGAVDFGLIVDGSVVMIENIVRRLKGRTGNRTAAVREAALEVGRPLTFAVGIIIIVYLPILTLTGTEGRMFRPMAITVILALFGSLFLALTFMPVAASLLLRKPVAEHETWFLRLVHRAYKPTLDLALRSRWLVVSGAAMAVLAASLLFFRLGGEFLPTLDEGDVVVQTLRLQSSSMSHSIDAGLDVERTLRSFDEVETVVTRIGSPEVATDLMGIELSDVFVILEPESEWQSGRSKAELIDAMADRLNQNVPGMGYSFTQPIEMRFNELIAGVRSDIAVSVFGDDLDTLERLGRQVAATLREIPGAADVRAEQVQGLPVLRIEVDHAKAARYGIAVADVLGVVEAIRAGRPVGVVMDGVRRYDIVVKFNLPIDADIATIGNLPVLDPDGHSVPLAQLAELRLEQGPAQISREFGQRRLTVESNVRGRDLESFVSEARAAVETTLEKPDGYYLTWGGTFEQLERGRKRLMIVVPLALLAIFTLLYATFGSVRSALVVFTGVPLAAVGGVLALWLRGIPFSISAGVGFIALFGVAVLNGVVMVSAIRRLRAAGAALESAVRRGCEERLRPVLMTAMVASFGFVPMALSTSAGAEVQRPLATVVIGGLVTSTLLTLVVLPTIYTWIGESSTASDE; this is translated from the coding sequence ATGTCTCACAAACTCATCAACTGGGCGCTCGACAACCGCCTCTTCGTGGTCCTGCTCGTGGCCGTTCTGATCGGCGGCGGGCTCGCCGCGCTCGACCGACTGAGCATCGACGCCGTACCCGACGTCACCAACGTCCAGGTCCAGATCGTGACCTCAGCTCCAGCCCTGGGGCCGCTCGAGGTCGAGCAGTATCTGACCTATCCGGTCGAATCGGCGATGAGCGGACTGCCCGATGTTGTCGAGCTGCGTTCCACCTCCCGCTACGGAATCTCCTCGGTCACCGTGGTCTTCGAGGACAAAACGCCGCTGTTCTTCGCTCGCCAACTGGTTCAGGAACGGCTTCCCGACGCCCGCGCCAACATCCCCTCAGGTCTGGGCTCGCCCGAGATGGTCCCCCCGACGACCGGTCTGGGCGAGGTCTACCATTTCACCCTCGAGGGCGACGGCTACTCGCCCATGGAGCTGCGCAGCATCCTCGACTGGCAGATCGCCTTCCGGCTGCGCCAGGTGCCGGGTGTCGTCGAAGTCAACGCCTGGGGCGGCCTGGCCAAGCAGTTCCAGGTGCGGGTCGAGCCGGGCAAGCTCCTGTCCCACGGCGTGTCGCTGGCCCAGGTGTTCGAGGCGGTCGAGCGCAATAACGCGATGGCGGGAAGCGCCTACCTCGAGCACGACGACGAGCAGCTCCTGATCCGGGGCGAGGGTCTGATCCGTTCGACGGCCGATCTCGAACAGGTGGTCATCGCCGTTCGCGAGGGCACGCCGATTCGCGTCCGGGAGGTTGCCTCCGTCGCGGCGGGCGGCATGCCCCGACGCGGCGCGGCCACCCGCGACGGCATAGGTGAGACCGTCATCGGCATGGTCCAGATGCTGGCTGGAGAAAACGCCCTGGAGGTCACCGAGCGGGTCAAAGAGCGACTCTCCGAGATCGAGAAGGATTTGCCCGAGGGGGTCACGCTCAGTCCCTACTACGACCGCACCGAGCTCGTGCGCCGGACGATCTGGACCGTGACCAAGAACCTGGTCGAAGGCGGTCTGCTTGTCGTCCTCGTTCTGCTGCTCCTGCTCGGGAGCCTGCGCGGCGGACTGATCGTAGCCGCCGCGATCCCGCTGTCGATGCTCTTTGCCTTCGGGGGCATGGTCACCCTGGGCGTCAGCGGCAATTTGATGAGCCTCGGCGCGGTCGATTTCGGCCTGATCGTCGACGGCTCGGTGGTCATGATCGAGAACATCGTCCGCCGGCTCAAGGGACGAACAGGGAACCGGACGGCCGCGGTGCGCGAGGCCGCGCTCGAAGTCGGGCGGCCGCTGACGTTCGCGGTCGGCATCATCATCATCGTCTATCTGCCGATCCTGACCCTGACCGGCACCGAGGGGCGGATGTTCCGGCCCATGGCGATCACCGTCATTCTCGCCCTCTTCGGCTCGCTCTTCCTGGCGCTGACCTTCATGCCGGTCGCAGCCTCCCTGCTGCTGCGTAAGCCGGTCGCGGAGCACGAGACCTGGTTTCTTCGCCTCGTACACCGCGCCTACAAACCGACGCTCGACCTGGCGCTGCGCTCGCGCTGGCTGGTGGTGTCGGGAGCGGCAATGGCCGTCCTCGCCGCATCGCTCCTCTTCTTCCGCCTCGGCGGGGAGTTTCTCCCGACCCTCGACGAGGGGGACGTCGTCGTCCAGACCCTGCGCCTCCAGAGCTCGTCGATGAGCCACTCGATCGACGCCGGACTCGACGTCGAGCGAACCCTGCGCTCGTTCGACGAGGTGGAGACCGTGGTCACCCGGATCGGCTCTCCCGAGGTCGCCACCGACCTCATGGGGATCGAGCTCTCGGACGTGTTCGTCATCCTGGAGCCCGAAAGCGAGTGGCAGAGCGGCCGGTCCAAAGCCGAGCTGATCGACGCCATGGCGGACCGTCTGAATCAGAATGTGCCGGGCATGGGCTACTCGTTCACCCAGCCGATCGAGATGCGCTTCAACGAGCTCATCGCCGGCGTGCGCTCGGACATCGCGGTGAGCGTCTTTGGCGACGACCTCGACACGCTGGAGCGCCTGGGCCGGCAGGTCGCAGCGACGCTTCGGGAGATTCCGGGCGCGGCCGACGTCCGGGCCGAACAGGTCCAGGGCCTGCCCGTGCTGCGCATCGAGGTCGATCACGCCAAGGCGGCACGATATGGCATTGCCGTCGCGGACGTGCTTGGTGTGGTCGAGGCGATCCGCGCGGGGCGCCCGGTCGGCGTGGTGATGGACGGCGTGCGGCGCTACGACATCGTCGTCAAGTTCAATCTACCGATCGACGCCGACATCGCGACCATCGGCAATCTGCCGGTGCTCGATCCCGACGGCCACTCCGTGCCCCTGGCCCAGCTCGCCGAGCTCCGGCTCGAGCAAGGCCCGGCCCAGATCAGTCGCGAGTTCGGTCAAAGGCGCTTGACCGTCGAATCGAACGTCCGCGGACGCGACCTCGAGTCGTTCGTCTCCGAAGCCCGAGCCGCCGTCGAGACCACCCTCGAGAAACCCGACGGCTACTACCTCACCTGGGGCGGAACCTTCGAGCAGCTCGAGCGTGGCCGCAAGCGGCTGATGATCGTCGTGCCCTTGGCGCTGCTGGCGATTTTCACGCTCCTCTACGCCACGTTCGGTTCGGTGCGCAGCGCCCTGGTGGTCTTCACCGGCGTGCCGCTCGCCGCCGTCGGAGGCGTCCTCGCCCTCTGGCTGCGCGGAATCCCCTTCTCCATCTCGGCGGGCGTCGGCTTCATCGCCCTGTTCGGAGTCGCGGTCTTGAACGGCGTCGTCATGGTCTCCGCCATCCGCCGCCTGCGAGCGGCGGGCGCGGCACTCGAGAGTGCCGTCCGTCGGGGCTGCGAGGAACGCCTGCGGCCGGTCCTGATGACAGCCATGGTGGCTTCCTTCGGCTTCGTGCCCATGGCGCTCTCGACCTCCGCCGGCGCCGAGGTCCAGCGACCTCTAGCGACGGTGGTCATCGGCGGCCTGGTAACCTCGACCCTGCTGACCCTGGTCGTCCTGCCAACGATCTACACCTGGATCGGCGAGAGCTCGACCGCTAGCGACGAGTGA